In a single window of the Acyrthosiphon pisum isolate AL4f chromosome X, pea_aphid_22Mar2018_4r6ur, whole genome shotgun sequence genome:
- the LOC100572705 gene encoding uncharacterized protein LOC100572705, with amino-acid sequence MTKTSQQQITKAIMWLYKRRLDVVIDDPVVMIDVYRVDPNNMHWLIVPSIKRVVNITEPGWVPIDLQRIRMSDWFMTTDEAKDLTLVVHAYYVNKNITHIRISRTWRCTRKTTHGRGPSALFRAKITRKPICAAGTRWRWTSRTLAAIGSLRPRGTTRTTVLESVRWCPWKMVIVMVTKHSGISSCCAPRKMSNISMLHFDEDFNIIYSTLPGMVYDTCWCSLKPTI; translated from the exons ACGAGCCAGCAACAGATCACCAAAGCAATCATGTGGTTGTACAAGAGACGGCTAGACGTG GTAATCGACGACCCGGTAGTCATGATCGATGTATATAGAGTCGACCCAAACAACATGCACTGGTTGATCGTGCCCAGTATAAAG CGCGTGGTCAACATCACCGAACCGGGCTGGGTGCCTATTGACCTACAGAGGATCAGAATGTCCGACTGGTTCATGACCACTGACGAGGCAAAGGACTTGACACTAGTGGTGCACGCGTACTACGTAAACAAGAACATCACGCACATAAGGAT ATCCCGTACCTGGAGGTGCACACGGAAGACGACACATGGTCGCGGCCCAAGCGCTTTGTTCAGGGCCAAGATTACCAGGAAGCCAATATGTGCTGCCGGCACCCGCTGGAGATGGACTTCGAGGACATTGGCTGCAATTGGGTCATTGCGCCCAAGAGGTACAACGCGAACTACTGTTCTGGAGAGTGTTCGTTGGTGCCCATGGAAAATGGTTATCGTAATGGTTACCAAACATTCGGGCATCAGTTCGTGTTGCGCTCCTCGCAAGATGAGTAACATATCCATGTTGCACTTCGACGAAGATTTTAACATCATCTATTCTACGTTGCCGGGCATGGTGTATGACACGTGCTGGTGCAGTTTGAAACCAACAATATAA